A window of Corallococcus macrosporus DSM 14697 contains these coding sequences:
- a CDS encoding protein kinase domain-containing protein: protein MSIETYGRYQLLKRLATGGMAQIYLARPQGAEPDKRVVVKRILPHLAENDDFVKMFLDEARIAARLNHPNVVQIFDLGAQDDSFFIAMEYIHGDDLRQLWKHSELMGQPLPVPLVCRILIEACAGLDYAHKRTDPTTGRPLGIVHRDVSPQNILVTFEGGVKVVDFGIAKAADQATVTRSGVLKGKYSYMSPEQAAGMRVDCRADIFALGIVLYELLTGTRLFKRPNDIQTLTAVSECRVVPPSQVTPRVPADLDAIVLKALAKDLSERYQEAAQLQHALEEWLARHHAPATSAHLSAFVKEVFAERLAEEARAGDVLGEDLDSGGSRPESPPRRTGLRPALPPRPPPLSPEDDATAALRPRPPSRTGRFELEPEKPAPRPTGRFEPEPEPRPAPRLTGRSEPEPEPRPAPRLTGQRRAVEPERPSRSGMGALPPLPPPVEEDAPTVDARAASRETRTDVKLGGAAAAPTDPRGAPRPSGLMSRFDLPASVDDDEDAPTLDARAGARAEVRGGHEVEEDAPTIAMMETASRPARVVLPLRDGEPLEEDAPTLSLGMSRPARRAGAPAASGGSAWLFVGLGLLLAVAVGVVFWSMRSSEPEVVPVAAEPEARAPVPEPRPALTELQPPPVVPQPPVEAAPAPVRLRIETQPEDAVVLVDGARQAARPVVLEAAVGQQVAVRVEAERHQALERTVTVGAGAEQVARFTLEPEPRPTAAVAAVVRERPTRPEPRTESRTARVRFVVHPWAEVTCGGKRLGETPFEAVDLRVGSYDCRFVNADLKKTLSKRIEVKPIDLNVVSVKFE from the coding sequence ACCTCGCGGAGAACGACGACTTCGTCAAGATGTTCCTGGACGAGGCGCGCATCGCCGCCCGGCTCAACCACCCCAACGTGGTGCAGATCTTCGACCTGGGGGCCCAGGACGACTCCTTCTTCATCGCCATGGAGTACATCCACGGCGACGACCTGCGGCAGCTCTGGAAGCACTCGGAGTTGATGGGGCAGCCGCTGCCGGTGCCGCTGGTGTGCCGCATCCTCATCGAGGCGTGCGCGGGCCTGGACTACGCGCACAAGCGCACGGACCCGACGACGGGCCGGCCGCTGGGCATCGTCCACCGCGACGTGTCCCCCCAGAACATCCTCGTCACGTTCGAGGGCGGGGTGAAGGTGGTGGACTTCGGCATCGCCAAGGCGGCGGACCAGGCCACGGTGACGCGCTCCGGGGTGCTGAAGGGGAAGTACTCGTACATGTCGCCGGAGCAGGCGGCGGGCATGCGGGTGGACTGCCGCGCGGACATCTTCGCGTTGGGCATCGTCCTCTACGAGCTGCTCACCGGCACGCGGCTGTTCAAGCGGCCCAACGACATCCAGACGCTGACGGCGGTGTCGGAGTGCCGGGTGGTGCCACCCTCGCAGGTGACGCCGCGCGTGCCGGCGGACCTGGACGCCATCGTCCTCAAGGCGCTCGCGAAGGACCTGTCGGAGCGGTACCAGGAGGCGGCGCAGCTCCAGCACGCGCTGGAGGAGTGGCTGGCGCGGCACCACGCGCCCGCGACGTCCGCGCACCTGTCCGCCTTCGTGAAGGAGGTCTTCGCGGAGCGGCTGGCCGAGGAGGCACGGGCCGGCGACGTGCTGGGCGAGGACCTGGATTCAGGCGGCTCGCGGCCGGAGTCCCCGCCGCGCCGCACCGGGCTCAGGCCCGCGCTGCCGCCCCGGCCGCCGCCGCTGTCCCCGGAGGATGACGCCACGGCGGCGCTGCGCCCGCGCCCGCCGTCGCGGACGGGCCGCTTCGAACTGGAGCCGGAGAAGCCCGCGCCGCGCCCGACGGGCCGCTTCGAGCCGGAGCCGGAGCCCCGGCCCGCGCCGCGCCTGACGGGCCGCTCCGAACCGGAGCCGGAGCCCCGGCCCGCGCCGCGCCTGACGGGGCAGCGCCGGGCGGTGGAGCCGGAGCGGCCCTCGCGCTCCGGCATGGGCGCGCTGCCGCCGTTGCCGCCGCCCGTGGAGGAGGACGCGCCCACGGTGGACGCGCGGGCCGCCTCGCGGGAGACGCGGACGGACGTGAAGCTGGGCGGGGCCGCCGCCGCGCCCACGGACCCGCGAGGGGCGCCGAGGCCCTCCGGGTTGATGAGCCGGTTCGACCTGCCCGCGTCGGTGGACGACGACGAGGACGCGCCCACGCTGGATGCCCGCGCGGGCGCGCGCGCGGAGGTGCGCGGGGGGCACGAGGTGGAGGAGGACGCGCCCACCATCGCCATGATGGAGACGGCCAGCCGGCCCGCGCGCGTGGTGCTGCCGCTGCGGGACGGAGAGCCGCTCGAGGAGGACGCGCCCACGCTGTCGCTGGGGATGTCGCGTCCGGCCAGGCGCGCCGGGGCCCCCGCGGCTTCGGGGGGCTCGGCGTGGCTGTTCGTGGGCCTGGGCCTGCTGCTGGCCGTGGCCGTGGGCGTGGTGTTCTGGTCCATGCGGTCGTCCGAGCCCGAGGTCGTGCCGGTCGCGGCGGAGCCGGAAGCGCGCGCGCCGGTGCCGGAGCCGCGGCCGGCCCTGACGGAGTTGCAGCCGCCGCCCGTGGTGCCCCAGCCTCCCGTGGAGGCCGCGCCCGCGCCGGTGCGGCTGCGCATCGAGACGCAGCCCGAGGACGCGGTGGTGCTGGTGGACGGCGCGCGTCAGGCGGCGCGGCCGGTGGTGCTCGAGGCGGCGGTGGGCCAGCAGGTCGCCGTGCGCGTGGAGGCCGAGCGGCACCAGGCGCTGGAGCGGACGGTGACGGTGGGAGCGGGCGCGGAGCAGGTGGCGCGCTTCACCCTGGAGCCGGAGCCCCGGCCCACGGCTGCCGTGGCGGCGGTGGTCCGCGAGCGCCCCACGCGTCCCGAGCCCCGGACCGAGAGCCGTACGGCCCGGGTGCGCTTCGTGGTTCACCCGTGGGCGGAGGTGACGTGCGGTGGCAAGCGGCTGGGCGAGACGCCCTTCGAGGCCGTGGACCTCCGCGTCGGCAGCTACGACTGCCGGTTCGTCAACGCCGACCTCAAGAAGACGCTCAGTAAACGTATCGAGGTGAAGCCCATCGACCTCAACGTGGTGAGCGTGAAGTTCGAATAG
- a CDS encoding serine/threonine-protein kinase → MTLEAGTHIGKYIVRRKLAEGGMAEIYLCTARGAEGFEKEVVIKRVRAFLASDPEFVGMFIAEARLASRLNHANVVQIFDFDKHEDTYYLAMEYVRGCSLWELRKRGKELMEPVPPMLVAHIGAEVARGLHYAHRVRVNGQPLDLVHRDVTPHNVLLSFDGAVKLTDFGIAKAGNKLTQPGVLKGKFAYMSPEQARGEAVDARTDIFALGVVLWEMLTGGRLFDGDSEVAVLRAVQQSAIPPPARLNPDVPADLDAAVVRALERDPALRFQTAAELERALAQCVLTHARSVDDTDLSAFMRRLFPTSLTQAIPTVQERTHVVEGEPAPGAGPGPVPREPTAVMAPHGRSGLALPTSPDEDVNAPTFVLPRRGEEAALDAAPLPPMATPMMPLPAVASSPVPRGVASDGGSPAQVPGASSEEGSAAPGRQQRAEGVAPAAPSDERSSARGPQGHSAGAGAGAPGDERSSAPGGQGRSEGMPSGAPLDGTSSGSGMRSVPGEAARSGRTPSRGAGVPSVAGDARTPSRPEGLAAVAPSPGASGSLGLASAWDDEDDDEGTASTTEPEALPAGGPSWPGNAQVAAPRASGPVASVGVPPSRKPWALGLSVALGLTVIGGGVALMRGRDATPPPVAQAGQAAPEVPEVPAPVVAEAPAPVASSGVEAARDAGVEPAEAPQDAEAEVDGVLREEVLAAATSPSSAAKAPEPEDTRAAPSNGTLQVQAAPYATVFINGKRMGEVTGRATYRLPAGAHKLVFQHPSGERRYDVTVTAGGTVSREFRAPRAR, encoded by the coding sequence GTGACGCTCGAAGCCGGCACTCACATCGGCAAGTACATCGTCCGCCGCAAGCTCGCCGAGGGCGGCATGGCGGAAATCTACTTGTGCACGGCGCGCGGCGCGGAGGGCTTCGAAAAGGAAGTCGTCATCAAGCGGGTGCGCGCCTTCCTCGCCAGCGACCCGGAGTTCGTGGGGATGTTCATCGCCGAGGCGCGGCTGGCCTCGCGGCTGAACCACGCGAACGTGGTGCAGATCTTCGACTTCGACAAGCACGAGGACACGTACTACCTGGCCATGGAGTACGTGCGCGGCTGCTCGCTGTGGGAGCTGCGCAAGCGCGGCAAGGAGCTGATGGAGCCGGTGCCGCCGATGCTGGTGGCGCACATTGGCGCGGAGGTCGCCCGCGGCCTGCATTACGCCCACCGCGTGCGGGTGAATGGCCAGCCGCTGGACCTGGTGCACCGGGACGTCACGCCGCACAACGTGCTGCTGTCCTTCGACGGCGCGGTGAAGCTGACGGACTTCGGCATCGCCAAGGCGGGCAACAAGCTGACGCAGCCGGGCGTGCTGAAGGGCAAGTTCGCGTACATGTCGCCCGAGCAGGCCCGGGGCGAGGCCGTGGACGCGCGCACGGACATCTTCGCGCTGGGCGTGGTGCTGTGGGAGATGCTCACGGGCGGCCGCCTGTTCGACGGGGACTCCGAGGTGGCGGTGCTCCGCGCGGTGCAGCAGAGCGCCATTCCGCCCCCGGCCCGGCTGAACCCCGACGTGCCGGCGGACCTGGACGCCGCCGTGGTGCGCGCCCTGGAGCGTGACCCCGCGCTCCGCTTCCAGACGGCCGCCGAGCTCGAGCGCGCCCTGGCCCAGTGCGTGCTGACGCATGCGCGCTCCGTGGACGACACGGACCTGAGCGCCTTCATGCGCCGCCTGTTTCCGACGAGCCTCACCCAGGCGATTCCGACGGTGCAGGAGCGCACGCACGTCGTGGAGGGCGAGCCGGCCCCCGGGGCGGGGCCAGGCCCCGTGCCGCGCGAGCCCACCGCGGTGATGGCGCCTCACGGGCGCAGTGGCCTGGCGTTGCCGACGTCTCCGGATGAGGACGTCAACGCGCCCACCTTCGTGCTGCCTCGCAGGGGCGAGGAGGCCGCGCTGGACGCGGCGCCGCTGCCGCCCATGGCCACGCCGATGATGCCGCTGCCCGCGGTGGCGTCGTCGCCGGTGCCGCGCGGTGTGGCCTCGGATGGGGGCTCCCCGGCGCAGGTTCCGGGAGCGTCCAGCGAGGAAGGGTCCGCGGCCCCCGGCCGGCAGCAGCGCGCCGAGGGCGTGGCTCCGGCGGCGCCCTCGGATGAGCGGTCCTCGGCGCGGGGCCCGCAGGGGCACTCGGCTGGAGCGGGCGCGGGCGCGCCGGGTGACGAGCGGTCCTCGGCGCCGGGCGGGCAGGGGCGTTCGGAGGGGATGCCCTCGGGCGCGCCCCTCGACGGGACGTCCTCGGGGTCGGGAATGCGCTCCGTGCCCGGCGAGGCCGCGCGTTCAGGCAGGACGCCGAGCCGGGGCGCTGGCGTTCCGTCGGTGGCCGGGGACGCGCGTACGCCCAGCCGGCCCGAAGGGCTCGCCGCCGTCGCGCCTTCGCCCGGCGCCAGCGGGAGCCTGGGGCTGGCCAGCGCGTGGGATGACGAGGACGACGACGAAGGCACCGCGTCGACCACGGAGCCCGAGGCGCTTCCCGCGGGCGGACCCAGTTGGCCTGGAAACGCCCAGGTGGCCGCCCCCCGTGCGTCCGGTCCGGTGGCCTCCGTGGGCGTCCCGCCCTCGCGCAAGCCGTGGGCGCTGGGGCTCTCCGTCGCGCTGGGGCTCACCGTCATCGGAGGCGGTGTCGCCTTGATGCGTGGCCGTGACGCGACGCCGCCTCCCGTCGCGCAGGCCGGGCAGGCCGCGCCCGAGGTGCCCGAGGTGCCCGCGCCCGTCGTCGCCGAGGCGCCGGCGCCCGTGGCTTCCAGTGGCGTGGAGGCAGCGCGGGACGCTGGGGTGGAGCCCGCGGAGGCCCCCCAGGACGCCGAAGCCGAGGTCGACGGCGTGTTGCGCGAGGAAGTGCTCGCCGCCGCGACCAGCCCGTCGTCCGCGGCCAAGGCCCCGGAGCCGGAGGACACGCGCGCCGCCCCGTCGAACGGCACGCTCCAGGTCCAGGCCGCGCCCTATGCCACCGTGTTCATCAACGGCAAGCGCATGGGCGAGGTGACGGGGCGGGCGACGTACCGGTTGCCCGCGGGCGCCCACAAGCTCGTCTTCCAGCACCCGTCCGGCGAGCGCCGCTACGACGTCACCGTCACCGCGGGCGGCACCGTGAGCCGCGAGTTCCGCGCCCCCAGGGCCCGCTGA